A window of the Aminivibrio sp. genome harbors these coding sequences:
- a CDS encoding type II toxin-antitoxin system YoeB family toxin, which yields MHDGPWRVFYTKEALKDRERVIERGWGEKIRSIERALRENSYAPPRKKLVGEFKGAYSKRINRQHRVVYQILEEDRAVKVVGAWSHYE from the coding sequence ATGCATGACGGGCCGTGGCGGGTCTTCTACACGAAGGAGGCCCTGAAGGACAGAGAGAGGGTCATCGAACGGGGCTGGGGCGAAAAGATCCGGTCCATCGAGCGTGCCCTCCGGGAGAATTCATACGCGCCTCCCAGGAAGAAACTGGTGGGAGAGTTTAAGGGGGCCTACTCGAAGAGGATTAACCGGCAGCATCGGGTGGTCTATCAGATACTTGAGGAAGACCGGGCGGTCAAGGTGGTCGGCGCCTGGAGTCATTACGAATAG
- a CDS encoding indolepyruvate ferredoxin oxidoreductase subunit alpha has product MKNLGEMLLRQDSFSEIVLGNTALARAMIESGTEVVTSYPGSPTPEIASALLSVPGEKRPFYFEFSTNEKVATEVACGASLNGHPSCVFFKSVGLNVAADSFVQLSLLELEGGLVAVLGDDPGANSSQNEQDNRHFARMAYIPVLEPSSPSEAYRYYLEAMALSRRKKMPVILRMTTHVCHGKEKVAFGAWKGGAVSTESRFDTSGGPMVPLTAAALEMKRRALARLSLAGCEMDSPAFCEVRKGTDSSRGVITAGLPFRSLLDVLEDSRRTPDILKLGVVYPLPEKAVEEFLRAHDQVKILEELDDVLEKDIKALAFDRGIRVTIVGKADDDDRIGEYTPDKVAEVLAKTWPDMVPLRGAKRQPSLAPRPPQMCPGCGHRSAFHAIRQALSKEDITVADIGCHVLGYLPPYEMGEVLLSMGHSTGTGAGLSLFNGARKVVSFIGDSTFFHAGLPGIVNAVFNNHNLTLIVMENGTTAMTGHQDHPGAGRNANGPSEAIPVRGVLEGLGVKSIREVDAYSQGKLIELVKEAMAEEGFSVVIARHPCMLKYTREQQRNPDYVRKSVEVNQETCDRLHVCVESFGCPSFQRDEDGGVNVSRELCIGDGSCVQTCPVKAIGLRKENRGGEKA; this is encoded by the coding sequence ATGAAAAATCTCGGCGAAATGCTGCTTCGGCAGGATTCTTTTTCCGAGATCGTCCTGGGAAACACGGCCCTGGCCCGGGCCATGATAGAGTCGGGGACGGAGGTCGTCACGTCGTACCCCGGATCGCCCACTCCTGAAATCGCATCCGCGCTTCTCTCCGTTCCCGGGGAGAAGCGCCCGTTTTATTTCGAGTTTTCAACAAACGAAAAAGTGGCCACGGAGGTGGCTTGCGGAGCCTCCCTCAACGGGCACCCCTCCTGTGTCTTCTTCAAGAGCGTGGGGCTCAACGTGGCCGCCGACTCCTTCGTGCAGCTTTCCCTCCTGGAACTGGAGGGAGGTCTCGTGGCCGTACTGGGCGACGACCCCGGGGCCAACTCGTCCCAAAACGAGCAGGACAACCGCCATTTCGCCCGGATGGCCTACATCCCGGTGCTGGAGCCGTCCTCGCCTTCGGAGGCCTACCGGTACTACCTCGAGGCCATGGCCCTCTCACGGCGGAAGAAGATGCCCGTGATCCTCCGGATGACCACCCACGTGTGCCACGGCAAGGAGAAGGTCGCCTTCGGGGCGTGGAAGGGCGGCGCCGTAAGTACTGAATCCCGTTTCGACACGTCGGGCGGCCCCATGGTGCCCCTGACGGCCGCCGCGCTGGAGATGAAGCGGCGGGCCCTGGCCAGACTCTCCCTCGCGGGGTGCGAGATGGATTCCCCCGCATTCTGCGAGGTCAGGAAGGGGACGGACTCCTCGAGAGGCGTCATCACGGCGGGGCTGCCGTTCCGGTCCCTCCTGGACGTGCTGGAGGATTCACGCCGGACCCCGGACATCCTGAAGCTGGGAGTTGTGTACCCACTGCCGGAGAAGGCCGTGGAGGAGTTTCTCCGCGCCCACGACCAAGTGAAAATTCTCGAGGAACTTGACGACGTGCTTGAAAAGGACATCAAGGCCCTGGCATTCGACAGGGGCATCCGGGTCACCATCGTCGGGAAGGCGGACGACGACGACCGGATCGGGGAGTACACCCCCGACAAAGTGGCGGAAGTGCTGGCCAAAACATGGCCCGACATGGTTCCTCTGAGGGGAGCCAAGCGGCAGCCGTCCCTGGCCCCAAGACCGCCCCAGATGTGCCCTGGATGCGGCCACCGCTCGGCGTTCCACGCCATCCGGCAGGCCCTGTCCAAAGAGGACATCACCGTGGCGGACATCGGATGCCATGTCCTTGGCTACCTGCCCCCCTACGAGATGGGGGAGGTGCTGCTGTCCATGGGGCACTCCACCGGAACGGGAGCCGGGCTCTCCCTGTTCAACGGCGCGAGGAAGGTGGTCAGCTTCATCGGGGATTCCACCTTCTTTCACGCGGGCCTTCCGGGCATCGTGAACGCAGTGTTCAACAACCACAACCTGACCCTCATCGTCATGGAGAACGGCACCACGGCCATGACGGGCCACCAGGACCACCCCGGCGCGGGGCGAAACGCCAACGGACCGTCGGAGGCCATTCCCGTCAGGGGGGTGCTCGAGGGGCTGGGGGTGAAGAGCATCCGGGAGGTGGACGCCTACAGCCAGGGCAAGCTTATTGAACTTGTGAAGGAAGCCATGGCCGAGGAGGGGTTTTCCGTGGTGATCGCCCGGCACCCCTGCATGCTCAAGTACACCCGGGAGCAGCAGCGGAACCCGGACTACGTGCGGAAATCGGTGGAAGTCAACCAGGAGACGTGCGACCGCCTCCACGTGTGCGTTGAGTCCTTCGGGTGCCCGTCCTTCCAGAGGGATGAGGACGGGGGGGTGAACGTGAGCCGGGAACTGTGCATCGGCGACGGGTCCTGCGTCCAGACCTGCCCGGTGAAGGCCATCGGCCTTCGGAAAGAGAACAGGGGAGGGGAGAAGGCATGA
- a CDS encoding type II toxin-antitoxin system Phd/YefM family antitoxin — protein sequence MIITASKARANLYRLIEHVTETEEPVYITGKRGNVVVLSEDDYRDIQETLAIAAVPGMRDKIISGMAAPLSECVEIDEDA from the coding sequence GTGATCATCACGGCGAGCAAGGCGCGGGCAAATCTGTACAGGCTGATAGAGCACGTCACGGAGACGGAAGAACCGGTCTACATCACCGGGAAGCGGGGTAATGTAGTGGTCCTGTCGGAGGACGACTACCGGGACATCCAGGAGACCCTTGCTATTGCGGCGGTACCCGGAATGCGGGATAAAATTATCTCAGGCATGGCCGCTCCCCTGTCCGAGTGTGTCGAAATAGACGAAGATGCATGA